One genomic window of Pirellulales bacterium includes the following:
- a CDS encoding CDGSH iron-sulfur domain-containing protein, giving the protein MAEITIRLRPNGPLVIEGTSALDGLLKIVDQNGTAFQIPANKPVVALCRCGASAKKPFCDGAHKACGFISEELAAAPSPPAPA; this is encoded by the coding sequence ATGGCAGAAATAACGATCCGTTTACGTCCGAATGGTCCGCTGGTGATCGAGGGGACAAGTGCCTTGGACGGCTTGCTGAAAATCGTCGACCAGAACGGCACGGCGTTTCAGATTCCCGCGAACAAGCCAGTCGTAGCGCTTTGCCGCTGCGGGGCTTCGGCCAAGAAGCCGTTTTGCGACGGAGCACATAAGGCATGCGGGTTTATTTCCGAAGAACTCGCCGCGGCGCCGTCGCCACCAGCGCCGGCCTAA
- a CDS encoding DUF1501 domain-containing protein has translation MPTPIISHEGRRLLDRRNFLGHTAGGLTGVALASLLHRDGLLASTDPAPWQPRIDPAAPLRARSPHFEPKAKRVLMIFCSGACSQLDTWDYKPSLIKYDGKPMPGNANVVTFQGKLGNLTRSPWQFRPRGQCGKFTSDLLPRLGELVDDMCFIHSMTSKTNTHGPGETFLSTGFTAEGYPSAGAWVTYALGSEADDLPAYVAIPDPRGVPQAGPQNWGSGFLPAVFQGTAFNAQRPIRNLARPAEISPASDLATRDFLKLLNDRHQQRNPGDTELSARIASYELAAKLQLSAPLVGDLSQETAAMHRLYGTDDPNTIKAGFARNCLLARRLLERGVRFVQLFNGAYAMGEGVGNWDGHKQLKEQYDKHGPVLDGPAAALLRDLKSRGMLGDTLVMWVTEFGRTPMFQLGANGRDHNPKGFTVWLAGAGVKAPFSYGSTDEFGYEAAENPTSVWELYATVLHLLGLDYKRLSFRFNGADQRLTFVHGRVITEILS, from the coding sequence ATGCCAACTCCGATCATTTCTCACGAAGGACGACGATTGCTGGACAGGCGAAATTTCTTGGGCCACACGGCCGGCGGACTGACCGGCGTCGCGCTGGCCAGCTTGCTCCATCGCGATGGCTTGCTTGCTTCGACGGATCCGGCGCCGTGGCAGCCGCGCATCGATCCGGCCGCCCCGCTTCGCGCCCGATCGCCGCATTTCGAGCCGAAGGCGAAACGCGTGCTGATGATTTTCTGCTCCGGTGCGTGCAGCCAACTCGACACATGGGACTACAAACCGTCGCTCATCAAGTACGACGGCAAGCCGATGCCGGGCAACGCCAATGTCGTGACATTTCAAGGCAAGCTCGGCAATCTCACCCGCAGCCCGTGGCAGTTCCGTCCTCGCGGCCAATGTGGCAAATTCACTTCCGACCTGTTGCCGCGGCTCGGCGAGCTTGTCGACGATATGTGCTTCATCCACTCGATGACGTCGAAAACGAACACGCATGGTCCCGGCGAAACGTTCCTGAGCACCGGCTTCACGGCCGAGGGTTATCCGAGCGCGGGCGCGTGGGTCACGTATGCGTTGGGGAGCGAGGCCGACGATTTGCCGGCTTATGTGGCGATTCCCGATCCGCGCGGCGTGCCGCAAGCCGGTCCGCAGAATTGGGGAAGTGGATTCCTGCCGGCCGTGTTTCAAGGCACTGCGTTCAACGCCCAGCGGCCGATCCGGAATCTCGCCCGCCCCGCGGAAATCAGCCCGGCAAGCGATTTGGCGACGCGCGATTTTCTCAAGTTGCTCAACGATCGGCATCAGCAGCGGAATCCCGGCGATACAGAGCTCAGTGCTCGCATCGCGAGCTATGAACTCGCCGCCAAGCTTCAACTCAGCGCACCGCTCGTCGGCGACCTGTCGCAGGAGACCGCCGCCATGCATCGGCTTTATGGAACCGACGACCCGAACACGATCAAAGCCGGCTTCGCGCGCAATTGCCTGTTGGCCCGCCGGCTGCTGGAGCGCGGCGTGCGCTTCGTGCAGCTTTTCAATGGCGCTTATGCGATGGGCGAAGGCGTCGGCAATTGGGACGGGCACAAACAGCTCAAGGAGCAATACGACAAGCATGGCCCGGTGCTGGATGGCCCCGCCGCCGCGCTATTGCGGGACCTCAAGAGCCGCGGCATGCTCGGCGACACGCTCGTGATGTGGGTTACGGAATTCGGCCGCACGCCGATGTTCCAGCTCGGCGCGAATGGCCGCGACCACAACCCCAAGGGCTTTACCGTTTGGCTGGCCGGGGCGGGAGTCAAAGCGCCGTTCAGCTACGGCAGCACCGATGAATTCGGCTACGAAGCGGCGGAAAATCCGACCTCGGTCTGGGAACTGTATGCGACCGTGCTGCACTTGCTCGGACTGGATTACAAGCGGCTTAGCTTTCGATTCAATGGCGCCGATCAGCGACTGACGTTCGTCCATGGCCGCGTCATTACGGAAATCTTGTCGTAG
- a CDS encoding PAAR domain-containing protein: MPPAARVTDMHVCPAFNGPVPHVGGPLLPPGVPTVLIGNLPAAIMSNKAVCVGPPDTVIKGSATVMIGGKPAARMGDSCAHGGTIVLGLPTVMIGG, encoded by the coding sequence ATGCCCCCTGCCGCTCGCGTTACCGACATGCATGTTTGCCCGGCATTCAACGGGCCGGTGCCGCATGTCGGCGGGCCGCTTCTGCCGCCGGGAGTGCCGACGGTTTTGATCGGCAATTTGCCGGCTGCCATCATGAGCAATAAGGCGGTTTGCGTCGGGCCTCCCGACACCGTCATCAAAGGCTCGGCCACCGTCATGATCGGCGGAAAGCCGGCCGCTCGCATGGGCGACTCCTGCGCCCACGGCGGGACGATCGTCTTGGGATTGCCGACGGTGATGATCGGCGGCTGA
- a CDS encoding NAD(P)/FAD-dependent oxidoreductase, with product MQSCDVLIVGGGPAGSSCAGKLRTSGVDVLVLDKKTFPRMKPCAGWITPQVVSTLGLDVEEYIAGGKRVFQPLTGFRTGLVGGREIETHYGRPVSFGIRRCEFDGYLLDRSGARVRLGESVRSFERSAGRWIVNGEIETRMLVGAGGHFCPIAARLGARQDPSASVVAAQEIEFEASAEGLARGTVEAEVPELFFCDDMQGYGWCFRKGNFLNIGLGRLDTHGLSKHVAQFADFLRQRGKVACDIPARFHGHAYQLYERVAPKLIDDGMLLIGDAAGFAYAHSGEGIRPAIESGLLAADVILSVAKQGQQADFTVERLAPYAARIKQRFGAPQSTGPTDWLPAPLMNFLGAKLFASRWFSRHVILDRWFLHAAEPALASA from the coding sequence ATGCAATCCTGCGACGTCTTGATCGTCGGCGGAGGGCCGGCCGGATCGTCGTGCGCAGGGAAGCTGCGTACGAGCGGCGTCGATGTGCTCGTGCTCGACAAGAAAACCTTTCCGCGCATGAAGCCTTGCGCCGGCTGGATCACGCCGCAAGTTGTCTCGACGCTCGGCCTCGATGTCGAAGAATACATCGCCGGCGGCAAACGCGTCTTTCAACCGCTGACCGGATTTCGCACCGGCCTTGTCGGCGGCCGCGAAATCGAAACCCATTACGGTCGGCCGGTGAGCTTCGGCATCCGCCGCTGCGAGTTCGACGGCTATCTGCTCGATCGCAGCGGCGCTCGGGTGCGCCTCGGTGAATCCGTCCGTTCGTTCGAGCGGTCGGCGGGCCGTTGGATCGTCAACGGCGAGATCGAAACGCGGATGTTGGTCGGCGCCGGTGGGCATTTTTGCCCGATCGCGGCCCGGCTCGGCGCAAGGCAAGACCCGTCGGCATCGGTCGTCGCCGCGCAAGAAATCGAGTTCGAGGCCAGCGCCGAAGGTCTGGCCCGGGGAACCGTCGAAGCGGAAGTGCCGGAGTTGTTCTTCTGCGACGACATGCAGGGCTATGGCTGGTGTTTCCGCAAAGGAAACTTTTTGAATATCGGCCTGGGCCGGCTCGATACGCACGGGCTGAGCAAGCACGTGGCCCAATTCGCCGATTTTCTTCGCCAGCGCGGCAAGGTGGCGTGCGACATTCCCGCGAGGTTTCATGGCCATGCGTATCAGCTCTACGAGCGCGTAGCGCCAAAACTGATCGACGACGGAATGCTCTTGATCGGCGATGCCGCGGGATTCGCCTATGCCCACAGCGGCGAAGGAATCCGCCCCGCCATCGAATCGGGCCTGCTGGCCGCGGACGTGATTCTCTCGGTGGCGAAGCAGGGACAGCAGGCCGATTTCACGGTCGAGCGTTTGGCCCCCTATGCCGCACGGATCAAGCAGCGTTTTGGCGCCCCGCAATCGACCGGGCCGACCGATTGGCTCCCGGCCCCGCTCATGAACTTCTTGGGGGCGAAGCTGTTTGCGTCGCGCTGGTTCTCGCGCCACGTGATTCTCGACCGCTGGTTTCTTCACGCCGCCGAGCCGGCACTCGCCAGCGCGTGA
- a CDS encoding DUF1598 domain-containing protein has product MRMQSFGILLVALVVNAGLCERAMGQVAGATTVQLPTFGVAINADGVLSLKAFEDPTGQLHAARLQAAKMQLAANLLAPSKMRKISLIRLESAVRRAIEAGKKPDQEMAYLAGLQRLQYVFYEPHSHDIVVAGPAEGFAPDMAGRMCGIASGRPTLRLDDLAVALRAFLPARPPTPFIGCTIDPTQKAMSQLQAFQKTVPRVIPEANRAETGQRIAEGMRSALGIAPIRVFGISPRSHCAQVLVEADYRMKLIGIGLEQPPVRIPSYFELVAAGGRQGVLQRWWFTPNYACVRVSQDRQAMQLVGDGVELLTEAKMIAAGGELKNAVGSNGASEKFAAAFTKQFPRLAERSAVFAELRNTIDLLVACAYIQQQDFATKADWKMATFASEQAISVETGPAPKEVACAVNAGWHGSRFVAVAGGGVSITPAKAIAADQLLPDKDGKLEPLRDEALRNAAKNGQGDRWWWD; this is encoded by the coding sequence ATGAGAATGCAATCCTTTGGAATCTTGCTCGTAGCGCTCGTGGTCAACGCCGGATTGTGCGAACGGGCAATGGGTCAAGTCGCCGGGGCCACGACGGTGCAACTTCCCACCTTTGGCGTCGCCATCAACGCCGATGGCGTGTTGTCGCTCAAGGCATTTGAAGACCCGACCGGGCAACTCCACGCCGCTCGCCTCCAGGCCGCCAAAATGCAGTTGGCCGCCAACCTGCTTGCGCCGAGCAAAATGCGCAAGATCTCACTGATTCGATTGGAGAGCGCCGTGCGGCGGGCGATCGAGGCCGGCAAAAAACCGGACCAGGAAATGGCTTACCTGGCGGGCTTGCAGCGATTGCAATACGTGTTCTATGAGCCACATTCGCACGATATCGTCGTCGCGGGGCCGGCCGAGGGGTTTGCTCCCGACATGGCGGGCCGCATGTGTGGCATCGCATCCGGCAGGCCGACGTTGCGACTGGATGATTTGGCGGTTGCGCTACGAGCGTTTCTTCCTGCGCGGCCGCCGACCCCGTTTATTGGCTGCACCATCGACCCGACCCAAAAGGCGATGAGCCAGTTGCAGGCGTTTCAAAAAACCGTTCCGCGTGTCATTCCGGAAGCCAACCGCGCCGAGACAGGGCAACGAATCGCCGAAGGGATGCGCTCCGCGCTGGGCATTGCCCCGATTCGCGTGTTCGGAATATCGCCGCGAAGCCATTGCGCCCAAGTGCTGGTCGAAGCCGACTATCGAATGAAACTGATCGGCATTGGGCTGGAGCAACCGCCGGTGCGAATCCCGAGCTATTTCGAATTGGTCGCGGCGGGCGGACGGCAAGGCGTGTTGCAGCGCTGGTGGTTCACGCCGAATTATGCCTGCGTGCGCGTGAGCCAGGATCGGCAAGCGATGCAATTGGTCGGCGATGGCGTTGAACTTCTCACCGAGGCAAAGATGATCGCTGCCGGCGGCGAATTGAAAAATGCCGTCGGTAGCAACGGCGCGAGCGAAAAATTCGCCGCCGCGTTTACCAAGCAGTTTCCGCGGCTTGCCGAGCGCTCGGCCGTTTTTGCCGAGCTGCGAAACACGATCGACCTGCTCGTTGCCTGCGCGTATATCCAGCAACAGGATTTCGCGACCAAGGCCGATTGGAAGATGGCGACATTCGCCAGCGAACAAGCGATCTCGGTCGAAACCGGGCCGGCGCCGAAGGAAGTCGCTTGCGCGGTGAATGCCGGATGGCACGGGAGCCGATTCGTGGCCGTGGCGGGAGGGGGAGTTTCGATCACGCCGGCCAAAGCGATCGCGGCCGACCAATTGCTGCCCGACAAGGACGGCAAGCTCGAGCCGCTGCGCGACGAAGCGCTGCGCAACGCTGCAAAAAACGGCCAAGGCGACCGCTGGTGGTGGGACTAG
- a CDS encoding DUF2934 domain-containing protein — MPPITKPQARTQPSQASSQPPKAPSQPSQATTQPLHAAATPQASPPIADSRAEEGGGRENEIRSIAYRKWQEAGCPASDGVEFWLAAETEILRRKKPR; from the coding sequence ATGCCACCGATCACGAAACCACAGGCCCGAACGCAGCCCTCGCAAGCCTCGTCGCAGCCCCCGAAGGCTCCATCACAACCCTCGCAAGCCACGACGCAGCCCCTGCATGCCGCCGCCACGCCCCAGGCAAGCCCGCCAATTGCCGACAGCCGGGCGGAAGAAGGGGGCGGGCGCGAGAACGAGATTCGATCGATCGCGTATCGAAAGTGGCAAGAAGCCGGCTGCCCGGCAAGCGACGGCGTCGAGTTTTGGCTGGCCGCCGAAACAGAGATCCTGCGGCGCAAAAAGCCTCGTTGA
- a CDS encoding DUF4254 domain-containing protein translates to MLDARQLVPQITALQRSMVELWHSQEMFNPHRDLLYLVCEEHKFNFLLWHEEDKARSPDAGDGAIAAVKRAIDRYNQQRNDAIERIDDFLVRMLADRGIAPTAARLNTETPGGAIDRLSILALRIYHMREQADRTDAAPEHVARTFDKLAILTVQHHDLSAALGELIEDLVAGRKRLKIYRQFKMYNDPTLNPYLYAANKRMAG, encoded by the coding sequence ATGCTCGACGCGCGCCAACTCGTGCCCCAGATTACCGCGCTGCAACGATCGATGGTCGAGTTGTGGCATTCTCAGGAGATGTTTAATCCGCATCGCGATTTGCTCTACCTGGTATGCGAAGAGCATAAGTTCAATTTTCTGTTGTGGCATGAGGAAGATAAAGCCCGTAGCCCGGACGCCGGCGACGGGGCAATCGCGGCGGTGAAGCGTGCGATCGATCGCTACAACCAGCAGCGGAACGACGCCATCGAACGGATCGACGATTTTCTGGTGCGTATGCTCGCCGATCGCGGCATCGCTCCTACCGCCGCTCGCCTCAATACGGAAACGCCAGGCGGCGCCATCGATCGCCTTTCGATCCTCGCCCTGCGGATCTACCACATGCGAGAGCAGGCGGATCGCACCGACGCCGCGCCGGAGCATGTGGCTCGCACGTTCGATAAGCTGGCGATTCTCACCGTGCAGCACCACGATTTATCCGCCGCGCTCGGCGAACTGATCGAGGATTTGGTCGCCGGACGAAAGCGGTTAAAAATCTACCGCCAGTTCAAGATGTACAACGATCCGACGCTGAATCCGTATCTCTACGCGGCGAACAAGCGGATGGCAGGTTAA
- a CDS encoding cyclopropane-fatty-acyl-phospholipid synthase family protein: MNSRLSSQRLTELSRNGAASEIAAQDISPPTRPSSTATASSSSGAALTAQPPQSRTPARESELRWSRRIVERALRKLGDPAIAVVLWNGQEVCTSAEPPAARLRFHDRAALWRVALDPRMQFGEMYSRGRLDVEGDMAQMLISLDRALMRIGRTDIGANRPLLFLRQLLHPNTAAQAKQDIHRHYDLGNDFYRLWLDQQMLYTCAYFAEPSMSLEEAQVAKMDHVARKLWLQPGETVIEAGCGWGALALHLARRYGVSVRAFNTSHEQIVFARARARAEGLHDRVEFVEEDWRNIRGRCDAFVSVGMLEHVRPPNYRRLGEVIHGCLKPNGRGLIHSIGRNRPQPMDPWIDRHIFPGAIPPSISQMMTIFESREFSLLDAENLRLHYALTLRHWLDRFEKSREQVLQMFDERFVRMWRQYLAGSLAAFEAGALQLFQVLFAPGANHQVPSTRRYQYETSLPPAPSWFAGGPDKVPAVATQPSSDENGQLPSDNGHCAQNANGQDANGQNTNSQNGHASRTPACNPATS; encoded by the coding sequence ATGAATTCACGCCTGAGTTCGCAGCGACTGACCGAGCTAAGCCGCAACGGGGCCGCATCGGAAATCGCGGCCCAAGACATCTCCCCTCCGACGCGACCGTCTTCGACCGCAACCGCTTCATCTTCGAGCGGAGCGGCATTGACCGCGCAACCCCCCCAATCGAGGACCCCGGCCCGAGAGTCGGAACTGCGCTGGTCGCGTCGGATCGTCGAGCGAGCGCTTCGCAAATTGGGTGACCCGGCCATCGCCGTCGTGCTATGGAATGGGCAAGAAGTTTGTACATCCGCCGAGCCCCCCGCCGCGCGGCTGCGGTTTCACGATCGGGCGGCGTTGTGGCGCGTCGCTCTGGATCCGCGAATGCAATTTGGCGAAATGTATAGCCGCGGTCGGCTCGATGTCGAAGGCGATATGGCCCAGATGTTGATCTCGCTCGATCGGGCGCTCATGCGGATCGGGCGCACCGATATTGGAGCGAATCGGCCGTTGCTATTTCTCCGCCAGTTGCTCCATCCGAACACGGCCGCGCAGGCCAAGCAGGATATCCATCGCCACTACGATTTGGGCAACGATTTCTACCGCCTCTGGCTCGACCAGCAGATGCTCTATACCTGCGCCTATTTCGCCGAACCGAGCATGTCGCTCGAAGAGGCACAAGTGGCCAAGATGGACCACGTGGCTCGCAAGCTATGGCTGCAGCCGGGCGAAACCGTGATCGAAGCGGGCTGCGGCTGGGGGGCCCTCGCGCTGCATCTGGCCCGGCGATACGGCGTCAGCGTGCGAGCGTTCAACACGTCACACGAACAGATCGTCTTCGCGCGGGCTCGGGCTCGGGCGGAGGGATTGCACGATCGCGTCGAATTCGTCGAAGAAGATTGGCGCAATATCCGCGGCCGGTGCGACGCGTTTGTGTCGGTCGGCATGCTCGAACATGTCCGCCCGCCAAACTACCGGCGATTGGGCGAAGTGATCCACGGCTGCCTGAAGCCGAACGGTCGCGGCCTGATCCATTCGATCGGCCGTAACCGCCCGCAACCGATGGATCCCTGGATTGATCGGCATATTTTTCCCGGTGCGATTCCGCCGTCGATCAGCCAGATGATGACGATTTTCGAATCGCGCGAGTTCTCTTTGCTCGACGCCGAAAACCTGCGGCTGCACTACGCCCTGACGCTCCGCCACTGGCTCGACCGCTTCGAAAAATCCAGGGAGCAGGTCTTGCAGATGTTCGACGAGCGGTTCGTCCGCATGTGGCGGCAGTATTTGGCTGGCTCGCTGGCGGCGTTCGAGGCCGGGGCGCTGCAATTGTTTCAAGTGCTCTTTGCTCCCGGCGCCAACCATCAGGTTCCCTCGACACGGCGTTATCAATACGAAACGTCGCTCCCGCCGGCCCCGAGTTGGTTTGCGGGCGGTCCGGACAAGGTTCCCGCGGTGGCAACGCAGCCTTCGTCGGACGAGAACGGCCAGTTGCCAAGCGACAACGGACATTGCGCTCAAAACGCCAACGGCCAAGACGCCAACGGCCAAAACACGAATAGCCAAAACGGGCACGCATCAAGGACCCCTGCATGCAATCCTGCGACGTCTTGA
- a CDS encoding GIY-YIG nuclease family protein, producing the protein MALGDSLRDARRAVRHLCPSHAGVYGMLDADGHVIYIGKSKSLRHRLLSYLQTEQSDPRAARIVRHTVRLAWETAPHELAALLRELELIRRYRPEFNVVGQPGQFRRVYVCLGRSPAPLAYVAPQPSSRAEHVFGPVRSKRILRDAVRRLNTWFRLRDCDERVPMLFADQLSLFDVDRAPRCPRHELGTCPAPCAGVCTRKAYFRNVAAAREFLEGDDVRLLDRLEQRMRRAAHQQEYVRAANWRDIWLPLAWLHEELDRFREARRNYSFVYPLRNAGRNYWLLVDRGQAIRGFRAPHDAASAERAAIRLQQVFFDGERAAKPDLSAEQAESLQAFHTSNGELDVYDPENVALMIAWFRRRPEELQATLQPLSAQAICRELSVTALAGRSHPALRCPDD; encoded by the coding sequence ATGGCGCTCGGCGATTCGCTGCGCGATGCGCGGCGAGCGGTGCGGCATCTGTGCCCTTCGCACGCCGGTGTCTACGGCATGCTCGATGCCGACGGCCATGTGATCTACATCGGCAAATCGAAATCGCTGCGCCATCGGTTGCTCAGCTATTTGCAAACGGAGCAAAGCGATCCGCGAGCGGCCCGGATTGTCCGCCACACGGTGCGGCTGGCTTGGGAAACGGCGCCGCACGAGTTGGCCGCGCTGCTGCGCGAATTGGAATTGATCCGCCGCTATCGGCCCGAGTTCAATGTGGTCGGGCAACCGGGGCAATTCCGCCGCGTCTATGTTTGCCTCGGACGGTCGCCCGCGCCGCTGGCGTATGTCGCTCCGCAGCCGAGCTCACGGGCAGAGCATGTGTTTGGGCCGGTGAGATCGAAGCGCATCTTGCGAGACGCGGTGCGCCGGCTGAACACCTGGTTTCGCCTGCGCGATTGCGACGAACGTGTGCCGATGCTGTTTGCCGATCAATTGTCGCTGTTCGACGTCGATCGGGCGCCGCGTTGTCCGCGGCACGAGTTGGGCACTTGTCCGGCGCCGTGTGCGGGCGTTTGCACGCGGAAGGCCTATTTTCGCAACGTCGCCGCCGCCCGCGAATTTTTGGAAGGAGACGACGTTCGCCTGCTCGATCGGCTCGAGCAGCGCATGCGGCGAGCGGCTCACCAGCAGGAATACGTTCGGGCCGCGAATTGGCGCGACATCTGGCTCCCGCTCGCCTGGCTGCACGAGGAACTCGATCGCTTTCGCGAGGCGCGGCGCAATTATTCGTTCGTCTATCCGCTGCGCAACGCCGGCCGAAACTATTGGCTGTTGGTCGACCGCGGGCAGGCGATCCGGGGCTTCCGCGCTCCACACGACGCGGCTTCGGCCGAGCGTGCTGCGATTCGGTTGCAGCAGGTGTTTTTCGACGGAGAACGCGCTGCGAAGCCGGATCTTTCCGCGGAACAAGCGGAATCGCTACAAGCATTTCACACTTCGAACGGCGAACTGGATGTTTACGATCCCGAAAATGTCGCATTGATGATCGCTTGGTTCCGACGTCGCCCCGAAGAATTGCAAGCAACGCTCCAGCCGCTTTCGGCACAAGCCATCTGCCGCGAACTCTCAGTCACAGCGTTGGCCGGCCGATCGCACCCCGCTTTACGCTGCCCGGATGATTGA
- the greA gene encoding transcription elongation factor GreA, with translation MSDLIPMTRAGYDKLKAELDEMENVDMPKLAQRVAEARSEGDLSENAEYHGARESQGMLQAKINMLRDKLARASLVDLSKVPKDVVAFGSTVVVRDLDFGDDETFSLVGAGEEDYDAGKINVTSPLAQGLLHKKIGDKVEIPVPAGKMRFEILEIRWE, from the coding sequence ATGTCCGACCTGATTCCGATGACTCGTGCCGGCTACGACAAGCTCAAGGCCGAGTTGGACGAAATGGAAAACGTCGATATGCCCAAGCTTGCCCAGCGCGTGGCGGAAGCGCGCAGCGAAGGCGATCTGAGCGAAAATGCCGAATACCATGGCGCCCGCGAATCGCAGGGCATGCTGCAGGCGAAAATCAATATGCTCCGCGACAAGCTCGCGCGGGCCTCGCTTGTAGATTTAAGCAAGGTTCCGAAGGACGTGGTCGCATTCGGGTCGACCGTGGTCGTGCGCGATTTGGACTTTGGCGACGATGAGACGTTTTCGCTCGTCGGCGCCGGCGAGGAAGACTACGACGCGGGCAAGATCAACGTAACCAGTCCCTTGGCCCAAGGTCTGCTGCACAAGAAAATTGGCGACAAAGTCGAGATTCCTGTTCCCGCCGGCAAAATGCGATTCGAGATCCTGGAAATTCGCTGGGAGTAG
- a CDS encoding DNA-directed RNA polymerase subunit alpha C-terminal domain-containing protein yields MATANVKQLVLTQGTFGPHEIKEISEALSEDPQNHRALREAVNEMEAGEDRSPAAAVRLGVCQYLLGRYNQAYDTLKTGDGGALAHFYLGKTYVALEEYEPAQHSFTAAAKAGYDADICALARVDVLRTSASAKGAMEVLDKMHGAVEQTAEYLYQRAATVAALHGSPSEVVALYERAIEADPAHSGALFGLAMANDRNGNDDTAMDLYERSVVRFPAHVGSLLNLGILYEDRQQYERAQNCYQRILDSFPSHPRARLFFKDVQASRSMFYDEDAQRRRDRLSQVMSVPVTDFELSVRSRNCLQKMGVMTLGDLARTTEADLLASKNFGETSLVEIREMMASKGLQLGQMALEQREPEPLFEPETMSPDEQALLERPISDLNLSVRARKCMVRLGINTISELVRRTGDDLLECKNFGVTSLNEVREKLTARNLKLRGD; encoded by the coding sequence ATGGCTACGGCAAATGTCAAACAACTCGTGCTCACTCAGGGCACTTTCGGACCACACGAAATCAAGGAGATTTCTGAAGCGCTCAGCGAAGATCCGCAAAACCATCGGGCCCTTCGCGAGGCGGTCAACGAAATGGAGGCCGGCGAAGACCGCAGCCCCGCGGCGGCCGTGCGATTGGGCGTCTGCCAGTATCTGCTCGGCCGATACAATCAGGCTTACGACACGCTGAAGACGGGCGATGGCGGCGCGCTGGCGCACTTTTACCTCGGCAAGACCTACGTCGCGCTTGAGGAATACGAGCCGGCACAGCATAGTTTCACCGCCGCGGCCAAGGCCGGCTACGACGCCGATATCTGTGCCCTGGCGCGAGTGGACGTGCTGCGCACGTCGGCCAGTGCCAAAGGGGCGATGGAGGTGCTCGACAAAATGCATGGGGCCGTCGAGCAAACCGCCGAGTATCTCTACCAGCGGGCCGCGACGGTCGCCGCGCTGCATGGCAGCCCGAGCGAAGTGGTCGCCCTTTATGAGCGCGCCATCGAAGCCGACCCCGCCCATTCCGGAGCGTTGTTCGGCTTGGCGATGGCCAACGATCGCAATGGCAACGACGACACAGCGATGGATCTTTACGAGCGCTCCGTGGTTCGATTTCCCGCGCACGTCGGCTCGCTGCTGAATCTGGGCATTTTGTATGAAGATCGGCAGCAATACGAGCGGGCCCAAAACTGCTACCAGCGGATTTTGGATTCGTTTCCGAGCCATCCGCGGGCTCGGCTGTTTTTCAAAGACGTGCAAGCCTCGCGGAGTATGTTCTACGACGAAGACGCCCAGCGCCGCCGCGATCGGCTCAGCCAAGTAATGAGCGTGCCGGTCACGGATTTCGAACTGTCGGTTCGTAGCCGCAATTGCCTGCAGAAGATGGGCGTCATGACGCTCGGCGATCTGGCCCGCACGACCGAAGCCGACCTGCTGGCGAGCAAGAATTTCGGCGAAACCTCGCTGGTCGAGATTCGCGAGATGATGGCTTCAAAGGGGCTGCAGCTTGGCCAGATGGCGCTGGAGCAGCGCGAACCGGAGCCGCTGTTCGAGCCGGAAACGATGTCGCCCGATGAACAGGCCCTTTTGGAACGGCCGATTTCCGATCTCAATTTGTCGGTTCGTGCCCGCAAGTGCATGGTGCGGCTCGGCATCAATACGATCTCGGAATTAGTCCGCCGCACGGGCGACGATCTGCTGGAATGCAAGAATTTCGGCGTGACCAGCTTGAACGAAGTGCGTGAAAAACTGACCGCCCGCAATCTCAAACTCCGCGGAGACTGA